Genomic DNA from Methanobacterium sp.:
AAAAATATTTGTATTAATCAGTTGCATTTCTGTTCATTACAAATGTAAGCGCAGAAACTCCAACAAAACTTGCAAAAATTACTATTAAAAGTAAGATAGCTTCATCCATCTTTAACACCCATATTTTCAATGATATTTTATGACTTATAAATTTAATTATTCTAATAAATAGAAACCTTTCTCACACCCTCGATTTTTAAAAATTCATTTAAAAGGTTACCTCCAACTGGTTTTTCTGTTATTATAGTAAGACGAGGGTTTTCTTCAAATTCAGGGTCTCCTGCATGTACCTGTCTGATGTTTATCCTGTTACTTGCAATTAAATTCGTAGCACTGGCAATTATTCCCGGGTTTCCGGCGTCTGCTTCAATTTCCACAACTCCAAATCCCAGATCTCTGGCTATATTTTTAACAAGCGGTCCTGCAGGAATAATATTTGAAAATATTTTAGATAATTGTGGGTCTTCAAGTATTGTATCCACTGTGGCTTTGATGCTTCTTCTATCAACATTTGTTGCTCTTGCAATAGCTACATCGTTTATTTCTATGTCTCCACAGTATATTTTACCTTTTTCTCCCACACGAAGTCCATATGCAATTATTTTACGTGCCACGTCTATGCGGGCGGGGTATTTTTCAAATTTATGTTTGATTTTATCCCACATTATATTTCACTGTATTGTTCATCCTATTTGAACTACCATGACCTGAAGAGGTCATTGGATTCCTAATCCACCAACTGATTGTTGGTTTTACCAAAGGCAATCCCCGTAGTTCCCACGGTTAGAAAAAACCTTGAATGACGTTGTTTGTCATTCAAGGTTTTCATATTATATGCAGCATTAACATCCCTATCATGATCACAACCACAATCAGGGCATATCCATCTGCGAATATTCAAATCCCAAACTTCTGTAACATATCCACAATTACTGCAAGTTTTAGAAGTGTATTTTTCATTAACAACTTTAAAATGTTTATCATACCAATCAGACTTATATTGTAGTTGTCGCTTGAATTCAAACCAGTGTTGATCTGCTGTAGTTCTTGCTAAATACTTATTTTTCAATCCCAATTGGTTATTTACATTTCCAACATAGATTTTATCAAATTCATGTACTATTCGTGTTGTTGTTTTATGTAGAAAATCATTTATTATATTTTTTTTCTTCTGGTATAACTGGTTAAGCTTGGTTTTCGCTTTCAGCCAATTACACCCATTCTTAACTCTTTTACTTATGATTTGATTATATCTCCTTATTTTGTTGTCAACCTCTTTTAAATGTATTTTACCTGTTTTAAAGCCGTTACTAAATGTTGCTAAATTCTTTAATCCTAAATCGATACCTACTTTTTGATTAGTCTTTTTTAAAGCCTTAACAGGACTGTTTTTAACATTAAAACTTACGAAGTACTGGTTAGAGTTGTTCCTGCTGATAGTTGCAGTTAATATATCTCCACGAACTTTTCTACTGTACTTCATAGATATTAGGCTCTTAATTTTGGGTAATTTTAGTTTCCCTCCACTATTTTAGCGTTTAAAGTTCTGAACGATTGCACAGGATTTTTACGGGATTTAAATTTCACCCACCCATGATTAGCTTTACCCACCATTTTATAGGCAGAAATAAGGTCATCATATGCTTTTTGAAGGGCTGTGCTGTTAGCTTCTTTTAAAAATGGATGATGCTTCTTTAAATCATTTAATATGTTATTAAACAGTTTTCTGTTTGCATATACTGGTTTTAAACCATATTCCGCTGCCTGTTTTCTATATACTTCATACATGACTTTAACATGGTTAAAAACAAAGCGTGCACAGCCCATATTAAATTCTAATATATCCTGCTGCTCTTTATTTGGATATATTCTATATTTATAGGATTTGGTCACGGTTTTCATCGTTTTTGTCTAATTCTGGTTTCATTATTTATTATAATTATGTTTTCACAGTATTTAACCCTTTGATTTAAGTATTAATCTGAAAATTCATCTAATGACTTATAGAAATCATAGTATTCTTTCAGAAATTAGATAAAGATCTTTAATGTACATAAATGTACTCTAAAGGTTTAAATAGTACCTTGCAGTATATAGTGAATTGTTAAAATAAAACGGTGAAAAAGATGAAAGGCAGTGAATGTTTTTGGCGATATTGAATTAAAAAAACCCCAAAGCATGAGATTAGACTTTGATTCCCCATTTGAACTATTTAAAAATATTTACCGGAATTATGAAAGTGCATATCTGCTTGAATCAATGGAAAGTGACAGCGGCCTTTCCAGGTTTTCTGTACTTGGCTTTAAGCCAGCAGCAATCTTAAAAGCACGTGGAAATATATTAGAAATAGAAAAAAATGGAGTAAAAGAACTAATAGAAACAAATAATCCATTTGATGAAATAAAAAAACTCAAAATCAATAAAACAATCGAAAAAGGATTTAGCGCAGGTTTAGTAGGTTACGTTTCCTACGAGGCAGCAGGATACTTTGAAAATATGAACTTTCCAGAGTCCAGCTATCCTGAATTCCAGTTTGGATTATTTTTAGATTCTATAGTATTTGACAGATTAA
This window encodes:
- a CDS encoding amino acid-binding protein codes for the protein MWDKIKHKFEKYPARIDVARKIIAYGLRVGEKGKIYCGDIEINDVAIARATNVDRRSIKATVDTILEDPQLSKIFSNIIPAGPLVKNIARDLGFGVVEIEADAGNPGIIASATNLIASNRINIRQVHAGDPEFEENPRLTIITEKPVGGNLLNEFLKIEGVRKVSIY
- a CDS encoding RNA-guided endonuclease TnpB family protein; translation: MKYSRKVRGDILTATISRNNSNQYFVSFNVKNSPVKALKKTNQKVGIDLGLKNLATFSNGFKTGKIHLKEVDNKIRRYNQIISKRVKNGCNWLKAKTKLNQLYQKKKNIINDFLHKTTTRIVHEFDKIYVGNVNNQLGLKNKYLARTTADQHWFEFKRQLQYKSDWYDKHFKVVNEKYTSKTCSNCGYVTEVWDLNIRRWICPDCGCDHDRDVNAAYNMKTLNDKQRHSRFFLTVGTTGIAFGKTNNQLVD
- a CDS encoding anthranilate synthase component I translates to MNVFGDIELKKPQSMRLDFDSPFELFKNIYRNYESAYLLESMESDSGLSRFSVLGFKPAAILKARGNILEIEKNGVKELIETNNPFDEIKKLKINKTIEKGFSAGLVGYVSYEAAGYFENMNFPESSYPEFQFGLFLDSIVFDRL
- a CDS encoding helix-turn-helix domain-containing protein; this translates as MKTVTKSYKYRIYPNKEQQDILEFNMGCARFVFNHVKVMYEVYRKQAAEYGLKPVYANRKLFNNILNDLKKHHPFLKEANSTALQKAYDDLISAYKMVGKANHGWVKFKSRKNPVQSFRTLNAKIVEGN